The Glycine soja cultivar W05 chromosome 3, ASM419377v2, whole genome shotgun sequence genome window below encodes:
- the LOC114405510 gene encoding calmodulin-like protein 3: protein MDQGELARVFQMFDRNGDGRITRKELSDSLKNLGITILEQDLSLMIEKIDVNGDGFVDMDEFGELYQTIMDEKDEEEDMKEAFNVFDQNGDGFITGEELSAVLCSLGLKHGKTIEDCKSMIKKVDVDGDGMVNYREFKQMMKAGGFAAASLS, encoded by the coding sequence ATGGATCAAGGAGAGCTTGCACGAGTTTTTCAAATGTTTGATCGAAATGGGGATGGCCGTATCACGCGAAAAGAGCTTAGTGACTCCTTAAAAAACCTTGGAATCACCATCTTGGAGCAAGATTTGAGCCTAATGATCGAGAAGATCGACGTAAATGGAGATGGGTTCGTTGACATGGACGAGTTTGGCGAATTATACCAAACAATAATGGACGAGAAAGACGAGGAGGAGGATATGAAGGAGGCATTCAATGTGTTTGATCAAAATGGAGATGGGTTCATCACGGGAGAAGAATTGAGCGCGGTGTTGTGTTCTTTAGGCCTAAAGCATGGCAAAACCATAGAGGATTGCAAAAGCATGATCAAGAAAGTGGACGTGGATGGTGATGGAATGGTTAACTACAGAGAGTTTAAGCAAATGATGAAGGCTGGGGGGTTTGCTGCGGCTTCGTTAAGTTGA
- the LOC114406629 gene encoding F-box protein At2g32560-like isoform X2: protein MSLLNLPEPILDCILKLLSPMELVSMSEVCTCLRDRCRSDPLWEVHIKKKWGGVIGDVAYKEWHWHITTTKEKGINQLHQQHNIQNGSLGPFSGTWPMLYLRSYLEDCSHLNTSLANSFMMALYFSLENGKFWFPAQIYRGLLVRDALVRYDSKTDKFQARQQNGGWQVMGNNIQWDILRAPPVDTPPWNLHVSDCLQDLKPEDHIEIQRKRRRESTPYETLIVEFKQYSHGSSMRRVKLPRNGEQFEEPTRCYGGIRKLHSDEEIQRWEKLLPPHQTPAARIRRIRGIARGVRFLA, encoded by the exons ATGTCTCTCTTGAATTTGCCAGAACCCATATTGGATTGCATTCTAAAGCTCCTTTCACCAATGGAACTCGTTAGCATGTCTGAAGTGTGTACTTGTTTGAGGGATAGATGTCGAAGTGATCCTTTGTGGGAAGTCCACATAAAGAAGAAATGGGGTGGAGTCATTGGTGATGTTGCTTACAAGGAGTGGCATTGGCATATCACAACAACTAAGGAGAAAGGAATTAACCAACTGCATCAACAGCACAATATTCAGAATGGATCATTAGGGCCTTTCAGTGGTACTTGGCCTATGTTATATCTCAGGTCTTATTTAGAAGATTGTAGCCATCTTAATACCTCATTGGCAAATAGTTTTATGATGGCTTTGTATTTCTCTCTAGAGAATGGCAAGTTCTGGTTTCCAGCTCAAATCTACAGG GGACTACTGGTTCGAGATGCCTTAGTAAGATATGATTCCAAAACAGATAAGTTTCAAGCAAG ACAACAAAATGGAGGTTGGCAAGTAATGGGAAATAACATCCAATGGGATATCCTGAGAGCTCCACCAGTAGATACCCCTCCATGGAATCTACACGTGTCTGATTGCTTACAAGACTTAAAACCAGAGGATCATATTGAGATCCAACGTAAGCGAAGAAGAGAAAGTACACCATATG AGACATTAATCGTGGAGTTTAAGCAATATTCTCATGGATCAAGCATGAGACGAGTAAAGCTACCCAGAAATGGAGAACAATTTGAAGAACCAACACGATGCTATGGAGGAATTAGAAAGCTTCACAGTGACGAGGAGATACAAAGATGGGAGAAGCTCTTGCCACCACATCAAACTCCT GCGGCGCGTATTCGTCGGATCAGAGGAATAGCACGAGGAGTCCGTTTCCTGGCATAA
- the LOC114406629 gene encoding F-box protein At2g26850-like isoform X1 yields the protein MSLLNLPEPILDCILKLLSPMELVSMSEVCTCLRDRCRSDPLWEVHIKKKWGGVIGDVAYKEWHWHITTTKEKGINQLHQQHNIQNGSLGPFSGTWPMLYLRSYLEDCSHLNTSLANSFMMALYFSLENGKFWFPAQIYRGLLVRDALVRYDSKTDKFQARQQNGGWQVMGNNIQWDILRAPPVDTPPWNLHVSDCLQDLKPEDHIEIQRKRRRESTPYDWWYAVIGHMESCNENQNFCRCRYSETLIVEFKQYSHGSSMRRVKLPRNGEQFEEPTRCYGGIRKLHSDEEIQRWEKLLPPHQTPAARIRRIRGIARGVRFLA from the exons ATGTCTCTCTTGAATTTGCCAGAACCCATATTGGATTGCATTCTAAAGCTCCTTTCACCAATGGAACTCGTTAGCATGTCTGAAGTGTGTACTTGTTTGAGGGATAGATGTCGAAGTGATCCTTTGTGGGAAGTCCACATAAAGAAGAAATGGGGTGGAGTCATTGGTGATGTTGCTTACAAGGAGTGGCATTGGCATATCACAACAACTAAGGAGAAAGGAATTAACCAACTGCATCAACAGCACAATATTCAGAATGGATCATTAGGGCCTTTCAGTGGTACTTGGCCTATGTTATATCTCAGGTCTTATTTAGAAGATTGTAGCCATCTTAATACCTCATTGGCAAATAGTTTTATGATGGCTTTGTATTTCTCTCTAGAGAATGGCAAGTTCTGGTTTCCAGCTCAAATCTACAGG GGACTACTGGTTCGAGATGCCTTAGTAAGATATGATTCCAAAACAGATAAGTTTCAAGCAAG ACAACAAAATGGAGGTTGGCAAGTAATGGGAAATAACATCCAATGGGATATCCTGAGAGCTCCACCAGTAGATACCCCTCCATGGAATCTACACGTGTCTGATTGCTTACAAGACTTAAAACCAGAGGATCATATTGAGATCCAACGTAAGCGAAGAAGAGAAAGTACACCATATG ATTGGTGGTATGCTGTTATTGGTCACATGGAATCATGTAATGAAAATCAGAACTTCTGCCGCTGTCGATACTCTG AGACATTAATCGTGGAGTTTAAGCAATATTCTCATGGATCAAGCATGAGACGAGTAAAGCTACCCAGAAATGGAGAACAATTTGAAGAACCAACACGATGCTATGGAGGAATTAGAAAGCTTCACAGTGACGAGGAGATACAAAGATGGGAGAAGCTCTTGCCACCACATCAAACTCCT GCGGCGCGTATTCGTCGGATCAGAGGAATAGCACGAGGAGTCCGTTTCCTGGCATAA